GGCCCCGTCGGGAACCATGGCGGTGGCCCGGCTGGTCGTGGCCCTGGGCCGGGCCGGGAACCTGGCCCACGTCGACAGCCGGGTGACCGACGCCCTGGCCCAGATGGTGCGGGACCTGGCCCCCTGCCTGGAGCCGTTCACGGCCCGGACGCTCATCCACGGCGACCTCAGCTTCGAGAACGTCCTCTGGGACGCCCGCGAGGGGCAGGTCACCGCCATCCTCGACTTCGAGTGGGCGCGGGGCGCGCCGGCCGACCTCGACCTCGACGTCCTGCTGCGGTACTGCGCCTACCCGGACCTCCACGTGCCGACCAGCTACTCCGAGAGCACCCACGCCCGGGACTACGTCGAGGTGCCGTTCTGGCTGGCCGAGGACTACCCGGAGCTGTTCTCCCGCCCCGGCCAGCTCGACCGCTGCCGGGTCTACGCCGCGGCGTGGGACGTCGACGAGCTGCTCGACTACCCGCCGAGCGGGCCGCCGTCGAGCCTCGACGAGCGCCACCCCTACCGTCGCCTCATCGCCCTCCTCGACGGCGACTCCCACCTCGACCGCATGGACCGCACCGAGCGCACCCCCGAGCCCCGCCCCCCGTCGCTCGCCGACGCCCCCTCCGTCCCCACCAGCTGACCCCCGCCCCCAGGACGTGCCCGAACCGGGCCGGGATCCGGTCCCCAGGACCACCAGATCCCGCGCCACTTCGCAGGAGGACGCCCGGCCGAGGGCGTGACCGACCGCGGACGAGGCCGCAGCCACCCTCCGGCACCGCCACCGCAGTCGCACCGAGGACCCGCAGCCCGGCGGAGCCGCTGGAGGCCTGGCCGGGGCGTGGCCGACCGGGGACGAGGCCGCAGCCACCGCCCGGCACCGCGAGTGAAGACCCGGCGGAGGAGGTGCAGCCCGGCGGAGCCGCTGGGGGGTGCGGGGGGCCTCCCCCCGCAGAGGAGGGTGGCTGCGAGGCACGAGCCGCCACCCTCCGGGATCCCTCGGTGCGAGCGCAGCGAGCCCGACC
Above is a window of Iamia majanohamensis DNA encoding:
- a CDS encoding phosphotransferase family protein; this encodes MLPELRARRALASVGLRPDVHLDPVASVNNEVWMTSDLVVRVSCRPEQRLRRESQLAQVLPAGVGYPPMVGWGAEMGSEWLVLHRVPGVPLSRAWPTMSRDQRRAAIGDLAARLRLIHATTTPALAPLRHLPQQLDPAPSGTMAVARLVVALGRAGNLAHVDSRVTDALAQMVRDLAPCLEPFTARTLIHGDLSFENVLWDAREGQVTAILDFEWARGAPADLDLDVLLRYCAYPDLHVPTSYSESTHARDYVEVPFWLAEDYPELFSRPGQLDRCRVYAAAWDVDELLDYPPSGPPSSLDERHPYRRLIALLDGDSHLDRMDRTERTPEPRPPSLADAPSVPTS